The following are encoded together in the Bradyrhizobium genosp. L genome:
- a CDS encoding phosphoserine transaminase: protein MTAAKPASRPHVPHFSSGPCAKRPGWNPDNLKDAALGRSHRAKVGKAKLKLAIELTREVLEVPADYKIGIVPASDTGAVEMALWSLLGARPVTTLAWESFGEGWVSDIVKELKLKDVTKLNAAYGDIPDLSKVDQNSDVVFTWNGTTSGVRVPNADWIRADREGLTICDATSAAFAQPLDFAKLDVVTFSWQKALGGEAAHGMLILSPRAVERLESYKPAWPLPKIFRLTKGGKLNQGIFEGETINTPSMLCVEDYLDALHWAKSIGGLKALIARADANTRAIADWKAKTPWIDFLAKDASIRSNTSVCLKFTDPAITSLPADVQADFCKKLVALVEKENAGFDFAYYRDAPAGLRIWCGATVEAKDVELLTQWIDWAFAETKAALPKAA, encoded by the coding sequence ATGACTGCAGCGAAGCCCGCTTCGCGGCCTCACGTGCCGCATTTTTCCTCCGGCCCCTGTGCCAAGCGCCCCGGCTGGAACCCCGACAATCTCAAGGACGCAGCCCTCGGCCGCTCGCATCGCGCGAAGGTCGGCAAGGCCAAGCTCAAGCTCGCGATCGAACTGACGCGCGAAGTGCTCGAGGTGCCCGCCGATTACAAGATCGGCATCGTGCCGGCGTCGGATACCGGCGCGGTCGAGATGGCGCTGTGGTCGCTGCTCGGTGCCCGGCCCGTTACCACGCTCGCCTGGGAATCCTTCGGCGAGGGCTGGGTCAGCGACATCGTCAAGGAATTGAAGCTGAAGGACGTCACCAAGCTCAACGCGGCCTACGGTGACATCCCCGATCTTTCCAAGGTCGATCAGAACTCCGACGTCGTGTTCACCTGGAACGGCACCACCTCGGGCGTGCGCGTGCCGAACGCGGACTGGATCCGCGCGGACCGCGAAGGCCTGACGATCTGCGACGCCACCTCGGCCGCCTTCGCGCAACCGCTCGACTTCGCCAAGCTCGATGTCGTCACCTTCTCCTGGCAGAAGGCGCTCGGCGGCGAGGCGGCGCACGGCATGCTGATCCTCAGCCCGCGCGCGGTGGAACGGCTCGAGAGCTACAAGCCGGCCTGGCCGCTGCCGAAGATTTTCCGCCTGACCAAGGGCGGCAAGCTCAACCAGGGCATCTTCGAGGGCGAGACCATCAACACGCCGTCGATGCTCTGCGTCGAGGATTATCTCGACGCGCTGCATTGGGCGAAGTCGATCGGCGGCCTGAAGGCCTTGATCGCGCGTGCCGATGCCAACACCAGGGCGATCGCCGACTGGAAGGCGAAGACGCCGTGGATCGATTTCCTGGCCAAGGACGCGTCGATCCGTTCCAACACCTCGGTGTGCCTGAAGTTCACCGATCCCGCGATCACCTCGCTTCCCGCTGACGTCCAGGCCGACTTCTGCAAGAAGCTGGTCGCGCTGGTCGAGAAGGAGAACGCCGGCTTCGACTTCGCCTATTACCGCGATGCGCCGGCCGGCTTGCGGATCTGGTGCGGTGCCACTGTTGAAGCCAAGGACGTCGAACTGCTGACGCAGTGGATCGACTGGGCCTTCGCCGAGACCAAGGCCGCGCTGCCGAAGGCCGCGTAG
- a CDS encoding MarR family winged helix-turn-helix transcriptional regulator, with protein sequence MAGTETTRCNLTAFRKATRRVSQLYDAILAPSGLRGTQRAILVRIARSESLAMGELAAAMVLDRTALTHNLKPLQRDGLVSVVTDKDDRRSRRVRLTKRGEAALAESHDAWRRAQQQFETAFGAKQAADLRQTLEMIAALDFGEVSPAA encoded by the coding sequence ATGGCGGGGACCGAAACGACCAGGTGCAATCTCACGGCGTTCCGCAAGGCGACGCGGCGCGTGTCGCAGCTCTACGACGCGATTCTCGCGCCGTCGGGACTACGTGGCACGCAACGCGCAATTCTTGTCCGCATCGCCAGATCGGAATCGTTGGCGATGGGCGAGCTTGCCGCGGCAATGGTGCTCGACCGCACCGCCCTCACCCACAACCTCAAGCCGCTGCAGCGCGATGGCCTGGTCAGCGTCGTCACCGACAAGGACGACCGCCGCTCCCGCCGGGTGCGATTGACCAAACGCGGCGAGGCCGCGCTTGCGGAATCGCATGACGCCTGGCGACGGGCGCAGCAGCAGTTCGAGACCGCCTTTGGCGCGAAACAGGCGGCCGATCTGCGGCAAACGCTGGAGATGATCGCGGCACTCGACTTCGGCGAAGTGTCGCCGGCCGCGTAA
- a CDS encoding outer membrane protein, whose protein sequence is MRSVKSLIAAGAASLLSTVAFAADMPIAAPPPMAYAPPPVQDFGGWYLRGDVGMANSTGKLHTNLYDTLPAGTAFNQYGTGFDGGMIYGVGVGYQFNSWFRADITGEYRSKVSFNGTDFFTFPGTPPSSLGDTYHGGYSSWVGLVNVYADLGTWWCLTPFIGAGVGAASIHTSAFSDNATFPGGVGSSSYIADGATKTNLAWAVHAGVAYRVNQNFTVELAYRYLDMGTAGQGQGHFFDGTPTGVSTFQFRDITSQDVKLGVRFNLPCCDVPPPPPAMPLIRKG, encoded by the coding sequence ATGCGTAGCGTTAAGTCTCTGATTGCCGCGGGCGCGGCATCCCTGTTGTCCACGGTGGCGTTTGCCGCCGACATGCCCATCGCGGCGCCGCCTCCGATGGCGTATGCCCCTCCGCCGGTCCAGGACTTCGGCGGCTGGTATCTGCGCGGCGACGTCGGCATGGCCAACAGCACCGGCAAGCTGCACACCAATCTCTATGACACGCTGCCGGCAGGCACCGCCTTCAATCAGTATGGCACCGGCTTCGACGGCGGCATGATCTACGGCGTCGGCGTCGGCTACCAGTTCAACAGCTGGTTCCGTGCTGACATCACCGGTGAGTATCGCTCCAAGGTCAGCTTCAACGGCACCGACTTCTTCACCTTCCCCGGAACGCCGCCGTCGTCGCTCGGCGACACCTATCACGGCGGCTATTCGAGCTGGGTCGGCCTCGTCAACGTCTACGCCGATCTCGGAACCTGGTGGTGCCTGACCCCGTTCATCGGTGCCGGTGTCGGTGCCGCGAGCATCCATACGTCGGCTTTCTCCGACAACGCCACCTTCCCGGGCGGCGTCGGTTCCAGCTCCTACATCGCCGACGGTGCGACCAAGACCAACCTCGCCTGGGCCGTGCACGCCGGTGTCGCCTACCGGGTGAACCAGAACTTCACGGTCGAACTGGCGTATCGCTATCTCGACATGGGCACCGCCGGTCAGGGCCAGGGCCACTTCTTCGACGGCACCCCGACAGGCGTCTCGACCTTCCAGTTCCGCGACATCACCTCGCAGGACGTGAAGCTCGGCGTCCGCTTCAACCTGCCTTGCTGCGACGTGCCGCCCCCGCCGCCGGCAATGCCGCTGATCCGCAAGGGTTGA
- a CDS encoding glutathione S-transferase family protein, whose protein sequence is MKIYGDTNSGNCLKVKWVCDRLSLPYTWVEIDIMKGGSRTAEFLAMNDWGQVPTVQLDDGRTLAQSNAIIRYLARGSELIPADPYRAAQMDAWMFWEQNGHEPYVAVCRFHTVYLGKAVSDIDPNLLKRGHGALDQLERRLADARFLVGEAFSLADVSLVAYTRLAHEGGLALERYGAICRWIADVERELGLSPAR, encoded by the coding sequence ATGAAAATCTACGGCGACACCAATTCGGGCAATTGCCTGAAGGTGAAATGGGTATGCGACAGGCTGTCGCTGCCCTACACATGGGTCGAGATCGACATCATGAAGGGCGGCAGCCGGACCGCAGAATTCCTCGCGATGAACGATTGGGGCCAGGTGCCGACCGTGCAGCTCGACGACGGCAGGACGCTGGCGCAATCCAACGCCATCATCCGCTACCTCGCGCGCGGCAGCGAGCTCATTCCGGCCGATCCCTATCGCGCGGCCCAGATGGATGCCTGGATGTTCTGGGAGCAGAACGGCCACGAGCCCTATGTGGCGGTCTGCCGCTTTCACACCGTGTATCTCGGCAAGGCCGTCTCGGACATCGATCCGAACCTGTTGAAGCGCGGCCATGGCGCGCTCGATCAGCTGGAGCGGCGCCTTGCCGATGCGCGCTTCCTGGTGGGCGAGGCGTTCTCGCTCGCCGACGTCTCGCTCGTCGCCTATACGCGCCTCGCGCATGAAGGCGGCCTCGCGCTCGAGCGCTATGGCGCGATTTGCCGCTGGATCGCCGATGTCGAGCGCGAGCTCGGCCTGTCGCCGGCGCGCTGA
- a CDS encoding thiolase family protein, whose amino-acid sequence MREAVIVSYARTGLAKSGRGGFNITAPMSLAAHAVKHAVERAGVDKEYVEDCYLGNCAHGAPNIGRQAALLAGLPKSTAGVSVNRFCSSGLQTIAMAANSIRSDGSDCIVAGGVESISIPGGGTPKESIDPDLLKTAPDIFMAMIDTADIVAERYKLSREYQDEYSLESQRRMAAAQQANKFKDEIVPMKTQMKVVDKATKAESIVDYVVDRDECNRPETTLEGLAKLEPVKGPGKYVTAGNASQLSDGAAAVVLMEAKDAEKRGLNPMGRFVAWASAGCEPDEMGIGPVFAVPKLLKRHGLKIEDIDLWELNEAFASQCLYSRDQLGIDPEKYNVNGGSIAIGHPFGMTGARLTGHLLQEGRRRKAKWGVVTMCIGGGQGGAGLFEIYS is encoded by the coding sequence ATGCGTGAAGCCGTAATCGTTTCCTATGCGCGCACTGGCCTGGCGAAGTCCGGCCGTGGCGGATTCAACATCACCGCGCCGATGTCGCTGGCTGCGCACGCCGTCAAGCACGCGGTCGAACGCGCCGGCGTCGACAAGGAGTATGTCGAGGATTGTTACCTCGGCAATTGCGCGCACGGCGCGCCGAACATCGGCCGCCAGGCGGCGCTGCTCGCCGGCCTGCCGAAGTCGACCGCCGGCGTCTCGGTGAACCGTTTCTGCTCGTCGGGACTGCAGACCATCGCGATGGCCGCCAACAGCATTCGTTCCGACGGTTCCGATTGCATCGTCGCCGGCGGCGTCGAGAGCATCTCGATTCCCGGCGGCGGCACGCCGAAGGAATCGATCGATCCCGACCTGCTGAAGACCGCGCCCGACATCTTCATGGCGATGATCGACACCGCCGACATCGTCGCCGAGCGCTACAAGCTCAGCCGCGAATACCAGGACGAGTATTCGCTGGAGTCGCAGCGCCGCATGGCCGCCGCCCAGCAGGCCAACAAGTTCAAGGACGAAATCGTCCCGATGAAGACCCAGATGAAGGTGGTCGACAAGGCGACCAAGGCTGAGTCGATCGTCGACTACGTCGTTGATCGCGACGAGTGCAACCGTCCCGAAACCACGCTGGAAGGTCTCGCCAAGCTCGAGCCGGTCAAGGGCCCGGGCAAGTACGTTACCGCCGGCAATGCCAGCCAGCTCTCCGACGGCGCCGCCGCCGTGGTGCTGATGGAAGCCAAGGATGCCGAGAAGCGCGGCCTCAACCCGATGGGCCGTTTCGTGGCCTGGGCCTCGGCCGGCTGCGAGCCCGACGAGATGGGCATCGGACCGGTGTTCGCCGTGCCGAAGCTGCTGAAGCGTCACGGCCTGAAGATCGAAGACATCGATCTCTGGGAGCTCAACGAAGCCTTCGCCAGCCAGTGCCTGTATTCGCGCGACCAGCTCGGCATCGATCCCGAGAAGTACAACGTCAATGGCGGCTCGATCGCGATCGGCCATCCCTTCGGCATGACCGGCGCCCGGCTCACCGGCCACCTGCTGCAGGAAGGTCGCCGCCGCAAGGCCAAGTGGGGCGTCGTGACCATGTGCATCGGCGGCGGCCAGGGCGGCGCCGGCCTGTTCGAGATCTATAGCTGA
- a CDS encoding MFS transporter, with the protein MNKPVVSEEALGEPVLVPELTPALAAKAAAAGPAYVVLAGISFSHFLNDTMQSLIASVYPILKENYALDFAQIGMITLAFQFTASLLQPLVGHFTDKKAQPFSLSIGMGSTFVGLLLLSVAHSYGMILVAAALIGLGSAVFHPESSRIARLASGGRYGFAQSVFQLGGSFGTSMGPVLAALIVVPFGQPSIAWFSSIAFLAIVILWRIGVWYKPQVAAKKAAVIERHPDHPDQRRVMIALVVLVALMFSKQLYVSSLSSYYIFYLIDRFGVSTQGAQFYLFIFLAANAAGAFIGGPLGDRFGRKYVIWFSILGALPFTLALPYAGLFASAVLTVVIGLIISSATSAIIVFAQELMPHRFGMISGVFFGVAFGIGGLGAAVLGKLADHTSIAFVYQLCAFLPAIGLLAVFLPKMPKAVR; encoded by the coding sequence TTGAACAAGCCTGTCGTGAGCGAAGAGGCACTGGGCGAGCCGGTGCTGGTGCCTGAGCTGACGCCTGCGCTGGCCGCGAAGGCGGCCGCCGCCGGGCCGGCCTATGTCGTGCTCGCCGGCATCAGCTTCTCGCACTTCCTCAACGACACGATGCAGTCGCTGATCGCCTCGGTCTATCCGATCCTGAAGGAGAACTACGCGCTCGACTTCGCGCAGATCGGCATGATCACGCTGGCATTCCAGTTCACCGCATCGCTGCTGCAGCCGCTGGTCGGGCATTTCACCGACAAGAAGGCGCAGCCGTTCTCGCTCTCGATCGGCATGGGCTCGACCTTCGTCGGCCTGCTGCTGCTCAGCGTGGCGCACAGCTACGGCATGATCCTCGTCGCGGCCGCGCTGATCGGCCTCGGCTCCGCAGTGTTCCACCCGGAATCGTCGCGCATCGCGCGGCTGGCCTCGGGCGGACGCTACGGCTTCGCGCAATCGGTGTTCCAGCTCGGCGGCAGCTTCGGCACTTCGATGGGGCCGGTGCTCGCGGCCTTGATCGTGGTGCCGTTCGGCCAGCCTTCGATCGCGTGGTTCTCCTCGATCGCGTTCCTCGCCATCGTGATCCTGTGGCGCATCGGCGTCTGGTACAAGCCGCAGGTCGCGGCGAAGAAGGCTGCCGTGATCGAGCGGCATCCCGATCATCCCGACCAGCGGCGGGTGATGATCGCGCTCGTCGTGCTCGTCGCGCTGATGTTCTCCAAGCAGCTCTACGTCTCGAGCCTGTCGAGCTACTACATCTTCTATCTGATCGACCGGTTCGGCGTGTCGACGCAGGGCGCGCAGTTCTATCTCTTCATCTTCCTCGCCGCCAACGCCGCCGGCGCGTTCATCGGCGGTCCGCTCGGCGATCGCTTCGGCCGCAAATACGTGATCTGGTTCTCGATCCTCGGCGCGCTGCCGTTCACGCTGGCGCTGCCCTATGCCGGCCTGTTCGCGAGCGCCGTGCTGACGGTGGTGATCGGCCTGATCATCTCGTCGGCGACATCGGCGATCATCGTGTTCGCGCAGGAGCTGATGCCGCATCGCTTCGGCATGATCTCCGGCGTGTTCTTCGGCGTCGCCTTCGGCATCGGGGGCCTCGGCGCCGCCGTGCTCGGCAAGCTTGCCGACCACACCTCGATCGCCTTCGTCTACCAGCTCTGCGCCTTCCTGCCGGCGATCGGGCTGCTTGCGGTGTTCCTGCCCAAGATGCCGAAGGCCGTTCGCTGA
- the serA gene encoding phosphoglycerate dehydrogenase: MSKPKVLISDALSPAAVQIFKDRGVEVDFQPNLGKDKEKLAEIIGNYDGLAIRSATKATAKLLEKANRLKVIGRAGIGVDNVEIPAATAKGIIVMNTPFGNSITTAEHAITLMLALAREIPQADASTQAGKWEKNRFMGVEITAKTLGVVGCGNIGSIVADRALGLRMKVIAFDPFLSPERAKDIGVEKVELDDLFKRADFITLHTPLTEKTKNLIDAAAIAKMKQGVRIINCARGGLVDEQALVDALNSKHVAGAAFDVFVEEPATSNVLFGHPNVICTPHLGASTTEAQENVALQVAEQMSDYLLSGAISNAVNFPSITAEEAPKLKPFIELAEKLGSFAGQLTESGIVKTEITYEGHVAEMKIKAITSAVLSGLLRPMLGEVNVVSAPVVAKERGMVVDEIVRAAQSDYESLITVTVTTERQQRSVSGTVYADGKPRLVDIKGIRVDAEFGKSMIYVTNEDKPGFIGAFASLLGDAKINIATFHLGRVKQGGDAIALVEVDGTVPADLLTKVQALPQVKQAKALTF, translated from the coding sequence ATGTCAAAACCCAAGGTTCTCATTTCCGACGCGCTGTCTCCCGCCGCCGTGCAGATCTTCAAAGACCGCGGCGTCGAGGTCGACTTCCAGCCCAATCTCGGCAAGGACAAGGAAAAGCTCGCCGAGATCATCGGCAATTATGACGGGCTTGCGATCCGCTCCGCGACCAAGGCGACCGCAAAGCTGCTCGAGAAGGCCAACCGGTTGAAGGTGATCGGCCGCGCCGGTATCGGCGTCGACAATGTCGAGATCCCGGCCGCGACCGCCAAGGGCATCATCGTGATGAATACGCCGTTCGGCAATTCGATCACGACCGCCGAGCACGCCATCACCCTGATGCTGGCGCTGGCGCGCGAGATCCCGCAGGCCGACGCCTCGACCCAGGCCGGCAAGTGGGAGAAGAACCGCTTCATGGGCGTCGAGATCACCGCCAAGACGCTCGGCGTCGTCGGCTGCGGCAATATCGGCTCGATCGTCGCCGACCGCGCGCTCGGCCTGCGCATGAAGGTGATCGCGTTCGATCCGTTCCTGTCGCCGGAGCGTGCCAAGGACATCGGCGTCGAGAAGGTCGAGCTCGACGATCTGTTCAAGCGCGCCGATTTCATCACGCTGCACACCCCGCTGACCGAGAAGACCAAGAACCTGATCGACGCGGCGGCGATCGCCAAGATGAAGCAGGGCGTGCGCATCATCAATTGCGCCCGCGGCGGCCTGGTCGACGAGCAGGCGCTGGTCGATGCCCTGAACTCCAAGCACGTCGCGGGCGCCGCCTTCGATGTGTTCGTCGAGGAGCCGGCGACCTCGAACGTGCTGTTCGGCCATCCCAACGTGATCTGCACCCCGCATCTCGGCGCCTCCACCACGGAGGCGCAGGAGAACGTCGCGCTGCAGGTCGCCGAGCAGATGTCGGACTATTTGCTCTCGGGCGCGATCTCGAATGCGGTCAACTTCCCCTCGATCACGGCCGAAGAGGCACCGAAGCTGAAGCCGTTCATCGAGCTCGCCGAAAAGCTCGGCTCGTTCGCCGGCCAGCTCACCGAGAGCGGCATCGTCAAGACCGAGATCACCTATGAAGGCCACGTCGCCGAGATGAAGATCAAGGCGATCACCTCGGCAGTATTGTCCGGCCTGCTGCGTCCGATGCTGGGCGAGGTCAACGTGGTCTCGGCGCCCGTGGTGGCAAAAGAGCGCGGCATGGTGGTGGACGAGATCGTCCGCGCCGCCCAAAGCGACTATGAGAGCCTGATCACGGTCACCGTCACCACCGAGCGGCAGCAGCGTTCGGTGTCCGGTACCGTCTATGCCGACGGCAAGCCGCGGCTGGTCGACATCAAGGGCATCCGCGTCGACGCCGAGTTCGGCAAGTCGATGATCTACGTCACCAACGAGGACAAGCCCGGCTTCATCGGCGCGTTCGCGAGCCTGCTCGGCGATGCCAAGATCAACATCGCGACCTTCCATCTCGGCCGCGTCAAGCAAGGCGGCGATGCGATCGCGCTGGTCGAGGTCGACGGCACGGTGCCGGCGGATCTGCTCACCAAGGTGCAGGCCTTGCCGCAGGTCAAGCAGGCCAAGGCGCTGACGTTCTAG
- the glmM gene encoding phosphoglucosamine mutase — translation MSRKYFGTDGIRGRANGLITPELALKVGQAAGLVFQRGDHRHRVVIGKDTRLSGYMIEYAMVAGFTSVGMDVLLLGPMPTPAVAMLTKSMRADLGVMISASHNLFEDNGIKLFGPQGFKLSDDVEKQIEQLLDESLDRRLAQSASLGRARRIDGVHDRYIEFAKRTLPRELSLDGLRVVIDCANGAAYKVVPEALWELGADVVAMGVEPDGFNINKECGSTSPEALSKKVREMRADIGIALDGDADRVILVDERGHIVDGDQLLAVIAQSWKEDGRLSKPGIVATVMSNLGLERFLQGHGVQLIRTPVGDRYVLEQMLSGGYNLGGEQSGHIILSDYATTGDGFVAALQVLAVVQKLRRPVSEVCRRFEPLPQILKNVRYRSGKPLDDAEVKSAITDGEKRLNGHGRLLIRPSGTEPVIRVMGEGDDRILVEDVVDTIVHALGQAAA, via the coding sequence ATGAGCCGCAAATATTTCGGGACCGACGGGATTCGGGGCCGCGCCAACGGGCTGATCACGCCGGAGCTCGCGCTCAAGGTGGGTCAGGCTGCCGGCCTGGTGTTTCAGCGCGGCGACCATCGCCATCGCGTCGTGATCGGCAAGGACACGCGGCTCTCCGGCTACATGATCGAATACGCCATGGTCGCGGGCTTCACCTCCGTTGGCATGGACGTGCTGCTGCTCGGCCCGATGCCGACGCCGGCGGTCGCGATGCTGACCAAGTCGATGCGCGCCGATCTCGGCGTCATGATCTCGGCCTCGCACAATCTGTTCGAGGACAACGGCATCAAGCTGTTCGGCCCGCAGGGCTTCAAGCTGTCCGACGACGTCGAGAAGCAGATCGAGCAGCTGCTCGACGAATCGCTCGACCGCCGCCTGGCGCAGAGCGCGAGCCTCGGCCGCGCCCGCCGCATCGACGGCGTCCACGACCGCTACATCGAATTCGCCAAGCGCACGCTGCCGCGCGAGCTCTCGCTCGACGGCCTGCGCGTCGTGATCGATTGCGCCAACGGCGCCGCCTACAAGGTGGTGCCGGAAGCGCTCTGGGAGCTCGGCGCCGACGTGGTGGCGATGGGCGTCGAACCCGACGGCTTCAACATCAACAAGGAATGCGGCTCGACCTCGCCGGAGGCGCTGTCGAAGAAGGTGCGCGAGATGCGCGCCGACATCGGCATCGCGCTCGATGGCGACGCCGATCGCGTCATCCTGGTCGACGAGCGCGGCCACATCGTCGACGGCGACCAGCTGCTCGCGGTGATCGCGCAGAGCTGGAAGGAAGACGGCCGGCTTTCGAAGCCCGGCATCGTCGCCACCGTGATGTCCAATCTCGGGCTGGAGCGCTTCCTGCAGGGCCATGGCGTGCAGCTGATCCGCACCCCGGTCGGCGACCGCTACGTGCTCGAGCAGATGCTGAGCGGCGGCTACAATCTCGGCGGCGAGCAGTCCGGCCACATCATCCTGTCCGACTATGCCACCACCGGCGACGGTTTCGTCGCCGCGCTGCAGGTGCTGGCGGTGGTGCAGAAGTTGCGTCGCCCGGTCTCGGAGGTCTGCCGGCGCTTTGAACCGCTGCCGCAGATCCTCAAGAATGTCCGCTATCGCAGCGGCAAGCCGCTCGACGATGCCGAGGTGAAGTCGGCGATCACCGACGGCGAGAAGCGCCTCAACGGCCATGGCCGCTTGCTGATCCGTCCCTCCGGCACCGAGCCGGTGATCCGCGTCATGGGCGAGGGCGACGACCGCATCCTGGTCGAGGACGTCGTCGACACCATCGTCCATGCACTGGGGCAAGCGGCGGCGTAA
- a CDS encoding outer membrane protein, with translation MRRLWLAAMMFGAVTAAHAADLPDLPVLRGGLTDGLTRSSTNWAGFYVGGQAGYGTSTENFGGSNTNLLTPLLDHNVIQQMDVQNWNLGLGKVSQHGTGFGGFAGYNWQFDDVVVGAEVSYLHGAYGGTSTASKELISGAALTDSFFHDVRVDSSASIQITDMATFRGRAAYAYGCFLPYIFGGVGFGNANISRTVTIYDSIATSALGPWSQPFVNGATDVRHNNLVVGYSGGLGIDVALMAGLFMRAEWEYARYTTVVDTSVNTVRVGLGYKF, from the coding sequence ATGCGTAGGTTGTGGCTGGCGGCGATGATGTTCGGGGCGGTGACGGCTGCGCACGCCGCCGATCTTCCCGATCTTCCCGTTCTGCGCGGCGGTCTCACCGACGGGCTGACGCGGTCGAGCACCAACTGGGCCGGCTTCTATGTCGGCGGCCAGGCCGGCTACGGAACGTCGACCGAGAACTTCGGTGGCTCCAACACCAACCTGCTTACGCCGCTGCTCGATCACAACGTGATCCAGCAGATGGATGTCCAGAATTGGAATCTCGGGCTCGGCAAGGTCTCGCAACACGGGACCGGGTTCGGCGGCTTTGCCGGCTACAACTGGCAGTTCGACGACGTCGTGGTTGGTGCCGAAGTGAGCTACTTGCACGGCGCGTATGGCGGCACCTCGACCGCGAGCAAGGAATTGATCAGCGGCGCGGCGCTGACCGACAGCTTCTTCCACGACGTGCGCGTCGATTCGTCCGCGTCGATCCAGATCACCGACATGGCCACGTTCCGCGGCCGCGCCGCCTATGCTTACGGCTGCTTCCTGCCTTACATCTTCGGCGGCGTCGGGTTCGGTAATGCCAACATCTCGCGCACCGTCACCATCTACGATTCCATCGCCACCTCTGCGCTGGGCCCGTGGTCGCAGCCGTTCGTCAACGGCGCGACCGACGTCCGGCATAACAACCTGGTGGTCGGTTACAGCGGCGGCCTCGGCATCGATGTCGCTCTGATGGCCGGGCTGTTCATGCGTGCCGAGTGGGAATACGCCCGCTACACCACCGTGGTCGACACCAGCGTCAACACGGTGCGCGTCGGTCTCGGCTACAAGTTCTAG
- a CDS encoding GNAT family N-acetyltransferase, which produces MTTTSPVTIRRARRDDVAVIIGMLADDPLGGPRERIEDPLPQSYYQAFERVDRDPNLQLVVAVDGDGTVVGCLQLAVLPGLSSQGSSRGLLEDVRVASHCRGRGIGEQLVQWAVAEARAKGCMLVELLTHHTRVDAQRFYERLGFSRSHLGMVIRF; this is translated from the coding sequence ATGACCACGACTTCACCCGTCACCATTCGCCGCGCCCGCCGCGACGATGTTGCCGTCATCATCGGCATGCTGGCGGACGATCCGCTCGGCGGGCCGCGCGAGCGGATCGAGGATCCGCTGCCGCAAAGCTACTACCAGGCGTTCGAGCGGGTCGATCGCGATCCCAATCTGCAGCTCGTCGTCGCCGTCGACGGCGACGGCACCGTCGTCGGGTGCCTGCAGCTCGCCGTGCTGCCGGGCTTGAGCTCGCAGGGCAGTTCGCGCGGATTGCTCGAGGACGTTCGCGTCGCAAGCCATTGTCGCGGCCGCGGCATCGGCGAGCAGCTGGTGCAGTGGGCGGTGGCGGAAGCGCGCGCGAAAGGCTGCATGCTGGTCGAGCTGCTGACGCATCACACGCGCGTCGATGCGCAGCGCTTCTATGAACGGCTCGGATTTTCGCGCAGTCATCTCGGCATGGTGATTCGGTTCTGA